In Triticum aestivum cultivar Chinese Spring chromosome 5B, IWGSC CS RefSeq v2.1, whole genome shotgun sequence, the following proteins share a genomic window:
- the LOC123117616 gene encoding (+)-menthofuran synthase, with amino-acid sequence MVAEMVVEPWNSPVLITLLAFLVVVITVLVSTRRGSNAPPSPRGLPVVGHLHLLGSLPHRSLRSLAASHGPVMHLRLGRVPTVVASSAAAAEEAMKTRDLDFAGRPRLLMVDRFYYGTGGIGFAPYGDHWRQARRVCAVHMLSARRVASLGRVRAQEAAALAGRISGSGGVVNLSDSLAVYSNAVISRCTLGDADCVVEGGGARLRKAFGEMEELLGAVPMGETVPWLRWVDTVTGLERRARRVFEEMDGLLERVIADHRQRRRAAAAATGDEDEEDFVDVMLDADELDTDSIKSIILDVLAAATATTFALLEWAMAELINHPHEMRRLQAEVRAAVAPGAAVTEAHLPRLPYLRAVINETLRLHPPSPLLLPRETLEDTRLLGHDVPAGTRVLINAWAIGRDPATWGPRAEEFAPERFVGYGGLGGAGQDFSFLPFGAGRRGCPGVEFAMLSNELALASLVHGFDWELPGGRAPPVGMSELYGLSVCLKAPLLLVAKPWSCMDMDGVE; translated from the coding sequence GTCTCCACCAGGCGCGGCAGCAATGCGCCCCCGTCGCCGCGGGGCCTGCCGGTCGTCGGCCACCTCCACCTGCTCGGGAGCCTGCCGCACCGGAGCCTCCGGTCGCTGGCCGCGTCCCACGGCCCGGTCATGCACCTGCGGCTCGGCCGCGTGCCCACCGTCGtggcctcctccgcggccgcggcggaggaggccaTGAAGACCCGCGACCTGGACTTCGCCGGCCGCCCCAGGCTCCTCATGGTCGACCGCTTCTACTACGGCACCGGCGGCATCGGCTTCGCGCCCTACGGCGACCACTGGCGCCAGGCGCGCCGCGTCTGCGCCGTCCACATGCTCAGCGCGCGCCGCGTCGCGTCCCTGGGCCGCGTCCGGGCGCAGGAGGCCGCCGCGCTCGCCGGCCGCATCTCTGGGTCTGGCGGCGTCGTGAACCTGAGCGACAGCCTCGCCGTCTACTCCAACGCGGTCATCTCCCGCTGCACGCTCGGCGACGCGGACTGCGTGGTggaaggcggcggcgcgaggcTGAGGAAGGCGTTCGGCGAGATGGAGGAGCTGCTCGGCGCGGTGCCCATGGGGGAGACGGTGCCGTGGCTGCGGTGGGTGGACACGGTGACGGGGCTGGAGCGGAGGGCGAGGCGCGTCTTCGAGGAGATGGACGGGCTGCTGGAGCGGGTCATCGCCGACCACCGCCAGCgacgccgtgccgccgccgccgccaccggggaCGAGGACGAGGAAGACTTCGTGGACGTGATGCTGGACGCCGACGAGCTGGACACGGACAGCATCAAGTCCATCATCCTGGAcgtgctcgccgccgccacggcaaCGACCTTCGCGCTGCTCGAGTGGGCCATGGCGGAGCTCATCAACCACCCGCACGAGATGCGCAGGCTCCAGGCCGAGGTCCGCGCGGCCGTCGCCCCCGGCGCCGCCGTCACGGAGGCCCATCTCCCGCGCCTCCCCTACCTGAGGGCCGTGATCAACGAGACCCTGCGGCTCCacccgccgtcgccgctgctgctgccgcggGAGACGCTGGAGGACACCCGGCTGCTGGGCCACGACGTGCCGGCGGGCACCCGGGTCCTGATCAACGCCTGGGCCATCGGCCGCGACCCGGCGACGTGGGGGCCCCGCGCCGAGGAGTTCGCGCCGGAGAGGTTCGTCGGGTACGGCGGCCTCGGCGGTGCCGGGCAGGACTTCTCGTTCCTGCCCTTCGGCGCCGGGAGGAGGGGCTGCCCCGGGGTGGAGTTCGCCATGCTGTCCAACGAGCTGGCGCTGGCGAGCCTCGTGCATGGCTTCGACTGGGAGCTGCCCGGCGGGAGGGCGCCGCCGGTGGGCATGAGCGAGCTGTACGGCCTCTCCGTGTGCCTCAAGGCGCCTCTGCTTCTGGTCGCCAAGCCGTGGTCGTGCATGGATATGGATGGCGTTGAATGA